A DNA window from Leptolyngbya sp. KIOST-1 contains the following coding sequences:
- a CDS encoding GntR family transcriptional regulator: protein MILSSSPIINRSKSLYEQVYHALRSAILTGDLSPGDRLVETQLAEWLQVSRTPLREALRQLQQDGLVTADVSGGLRVTTITAADAEELYDCRLALEALAVAGACTHATAEQLEAIALCVAQAEGATANSHGSLSPEGLLNVDYQFHHLIAESSGNRRLVSLLDSLFDAMALLRIQTLQQNPNVLDIRLEHRQIYEAILSRNSEVAVSAITQHLRASKTRVVKEIEGHQPVAAVPS from the coding sequence GTGATTCTATCCTCTTCACCGATCATCAACCGCAGCAAGTCGCTCTACGAGCAGGTGTACCACGCGCTGCGTTCGGCGATTTTGACCGGCGACCTCTCCCCAGGCGATCGCCTGGTTGAAACCCAGTTGGCCGAGTGGCTGCAGGTGAGCCGCACCCCCCTGCGCGAGGCGCTGCGCCAGCTCCAGCAGGACGGGCTGGTTACCGCCGATGTCAGCGGCGGGCTGCGGGTGACCACCATTACTGCCGCCGATGCCGAAGAACTCTACGACTGTCGGCTGGCCCTGGAGGCCCTGGCGGTGGCCGGGGCCTGTACCCACGCCACAGCGGAGCAGCTGGAGGCAATTGCCCTCTGCGTGGCCCAGGCCGAGGGGGCCACCGCCAACAGCCACGGCAGCCTCTCCCCCGAAGGGCTGCTCAACGTGGACTACCAGTTTCACCACCTGATTGCCGAAAGCTCGGGCAATCGGCGGCTGGTGTCGCTGCTCGATTCACTGTTTGACGCCATGGCCCTGCTGCGGATCCAGACCCTCCAGCAAAACCCCAACGTGCTCGATATTCGCCTGGAGCACCGCCAGATCTACGAGGCCATCCTCAGCCGCAACTCGGAGGTGGCCGTCAGCGCCATCACCCAGCACCTGCGGGCCAGCAAAACCCGCGTGGTCAAAGAAATTGAGGGCCATCAGCCGGTTGCGGCGGTTCCGTCCTGA
- a CDS encoding DUF4090 family protein, producing the protein MSQTPTTGADAVDAAIAAGIDLDGTPIPPAKLDLYHQVMAKEAGRQRSGVSNSMRSRIVRIGAKHFSQDELNAMLAAADFAPLKDKEIAYFYGGK; encoded by the coding sequence ATGTCTCAGACTCCCACCACCGGGGCCGATGCCGTTGATGCCGCGATCGCAGCCGGCATCGATCTCGACGGCACCCCCATTCCCCCTGCCAAGCTCGACCTCTACCACCAGGTAATGGCGAAAGAAGCCGGGCGGCAGCGCAGCGGTGTCTCCAACTCCATGCGATCGCGGATTGTGCGAATTGGGGCCAAGCATTTTTCCCAGGATGAGCTGAACGCCATGCTGGCTGCCGCCGACTTTGCCCCTCTCAAAGACAAAGAGATCGCCTATTTCTACGGCGGCAAGTAG
- a CDS encoding DUF3365 domain-containing protein, with the protein MLKLDNLQLGQKFTLLLLLVFLGGIVASSVALSSVLNHNSQAQLTTKALMLMETMNSVRDYTTNHINPQLVDRLSTEFLPETVPAYSAREVFETFRSNPIYADFFYKEATLNPTNLRDKADGFEAQLVEQFKQQSAVQQTSGFRPTPAGDLYYIARPIKITQASCLECHSTPAVAPASLIERYGSSNGFGWSLNEIVGAQMISVPAAKVLRSARQSLLLILGIFVMAFSLAIVMVNLWLKRYVVRPLNRMALAAEAASMGKPGADFTVKSKDEVGQLAEAFNRMQMSLQMAMQRLERYREGRRNSGDFSNKL; encoded by the coding sequence ATGCTGAAGCTTGACAACCTGCAACTTGGCCAAAAATTTACCCTGCTGCTGCTGCTCGTATTTTTGGGCGGTATCGTGGCCAGCAGTGTCGCTCTGTCCTCTGTGCTCAATCACAACTCCCAGGCGCAGCTGACCACCAAAGCCCTGATGCTGATGGAAACGATGAACTCAGTGCGGGATTACACCACCAATCACATCAATCCCCAGCTGGTCGATCGGCTCAGTACCGAATTTTTGCCCGAAACGGTGCCCGCCTATTCCGCCCGTGAAGTATTTGAAACCTTCCGCAGTAACCCCATCTATGCCGATTTCTTTTACAAAGAAGCCACCCTCAACCCCACTAACCTGAGAGATAAGGCCGATGGCTTTGAGGCCCAGCTGGTCGAGCAATTTAAACAGCAGAGCGCAGTCCAGCAAACCAGCGGCTTTCGACCCACGCCAGCAGGTGACCTTTACTACATTGCCCGCCCGATTAAGATTACCCAGGCCAGCTGTTTGGAGTGCCACAGCACCCCTGCCGTCGCCCCCGCCAGCCTGATCGAGCGCTACGGTTCCAGCAATGGCTTTGGCTGGAGTCTGAATGAAATTGTGGGGGCGCAGATGATTTCGGTGCCGGCGGCTAAGGTGCTGAGAAGTGCGCGTCAGTCCCTGCTGCTGATCCTGGGCATTTTTGTAATGGCCTTTTCCCTGGCGATCGTGATGGTCAACCTCTGGCTTAAGCGCTACGTTGTGCGTCCCCTCAACCGGATGGCCCTGGCCGCCGAAGCTGCCAGTATGGGCAAGCCTGGGGCCGATTTCACGGTCAAGTCCAAGGACGAGGTGGGCCAGCTGGCCGAGGCGTTTAACCGCATGCAGATGAGTTTGCAGATGGCCATGCAGCGCCTGGAGCGCTACCGTGAAGGTCGCCGCAACTCAGGCGATTTCTCCAATAAGCTGTAA
- a CDS encoding CoA-acylating methylmalonate-semialdehyde dehydrogenase: MTQSGILKNYINGQWVPSVAGEVLTVDNPATGEVLGQVPVSPQDEVDQAARAAAIAFEDWRRVPPPQRVQPLFKLKDLLETHLEELAQIVTQECGKTLAESKGELRRAIENVEVACGIPMMMQGTVLEDIASGIDEFMIRQPLGVAAAIAPFNFPAMIPFWFMPYALACGNTYIVKPSEKVPLTLQRIFELLDAAGFPPGVVNLVHGAKETVDAILEHPTIRAISFVGSSPVAKYIYAQAAAHGKRVQCQGGAKNPVIVLPDADRTMTTRIVADSAFGCAGQRCLAASLAVTVGEASEWFTEAIAHTAATRTVGNGLDPEVQMGPVITAQSRQRIESLIQTGADEGATVLVDGRNAKIPDLAAGHFVKPTVLQKVPPTGEIAQTEIFGPVLGLMAVDTVEDAIALVNQSPWGNMACLFTNSGAAARKFRHEATAGNIGINIGVAAPMAFFPFSGWKDSFFGDLHGQGAHAVEFFTQTKVVVERWPKEWSRQF; encoded by the coding sequence ATGACGCAATCGGGGATTTTGAAGAACTACATCAACGGTCAGTGGGTGCCCTCTGTGGCAGGGGAGGTGCTCACGGTCGACAATCCGGCCACGGGTGAGGTGCTGGGGCAAGTGCCTGTGTCCCCCCAAGATGAAGTCGATCAGGCGGCCCGCGCTGCCGCCATAGCCTTTGAAGACTGGCGACGAGTGCCGCCACCCCAGCGGGTGCAGCCCCTGTTTAAGCTCAAAGACCTGCTGGAAACTCACCTGGAGGAACTGGCTCAGATTGTCACCCAGGAGTGCGGCAAAACCCTGGCGGAATCTAAGGGCGAGCTGCGACGGGCGATTGAGAATGTGGAGGTGGCCTGCGGCATTCCGATGATGATGCAGGGCACGGTGCTGGAGGACATCGCCAGCGGCATCGATGAGTTTATGATTCGCCAACCGCTGGGAGTGGCGGCGGCGATCGCCCCCTTCAACTTCCCAGCCATGATCCCCTTCTGGTTTATGCCCTACGCCCTGGCCTGCGGCAACACCTACATCGTCAAACCCTCCGAAAAAGTGCCCCTGACCCTACAGCGCATCTTCGAGCTGCTGGATGCGGCGGGCTTTCCCCCCGGCGTGGTGAACCTGGTGCATGGTGCTAAGGAAACGGTAGATGCCATTCTGGAACACCCCACCATTCGGGCGATCAGCTTTGTTGGGTCTTCCCCGGTCGCCAAATACATCTATGCCCAGGCGGCAGCCCACGGCAAGCGGGTGCAGTGCCAGGGCGGAGCTAAAAACCCGGTGATTGTGCTGCCCGACGCCGATCGCACCATGACCACCCGCATCGTCGCCGACAGTGCCTTTGGCTGTGCCGGTCAGCGCTGCCTGGCGGCGTCTCTGGCGGTGACGGTGGGGGAGGCCAGCGAGTGGTTTACGGAGGCGATCGCCCACACCGCCGCCACCCGCACCGTGGGCAACGGCCTCGACCCCGAGGTGCAGATGGGGCCAGTGATCACCGCCCAGAGTCGGCAGCGGATCGAGAGCCTGATTCAAACCGGCGCGGACGAGGGAGCAACGGTGCTGGTGGACGGTCGTAATGCCAAGATCCCTGACCTGGCGGCAGGTCACTTCGTTAAACCCACGGTGCTGCAAAAGGTGCCCCCCACGGGAGAAATTGCCCAGACCGAAATCTTTGGCCCGGTGCTGGGGCTGATGGCAGTGGATACGGTGGAGGACGCGATCGCCCTGGTGAACCAGAGCCCCTGGGGCAACATGGCCTGCCTGTTCACCAACAGCGGGGCCGCCGCCCGCAAGTTTCGCCACGAGGCCACCGCAGGCAACATCGGCATCAACATCGGCGTAGCCGCCCCTATGGCCTTCTTCCCCTTCAGCGGCTGGAAAGACAGCTTCTTCGGCGATCTCCACGGCCAGGGAGCCCACGCGGTGGAATTTTTCACCCAGACCAAGGTGGTCGTCGAGCGCTGGCCCAAAGAATGGAGCCGCCAGTTTTGA
- a CDS encoding Uma2 family endonuclease → MVQANPKLLNVDDFIANHGDQDRYELIDGELIDLEPTGLHEQVIGFVVRKLSVEIDRLDLPYIIPHRCLVRFSDDTAFRPDVIVLDKTQLVHEPLWRTQPVVTTNAAIKLIAEVVSTNWQNDYARKVEDYALFGVPEYWITDYLALGGREYIGQPKQPTVTVCQLTGGFYDKQLFQHDNQLISPTFPELRIQASAIFAAGQL, encoded by the coding sequence ATGGTGCAGGCCAATCCAAAACTGCTGAATGTTGACGACTTTATTGCCAACCATGGCGATCAGGATCGCTATGAGCTAATCGATGGGGAGCTAATCGATTTGGAACCGACGGGATTGCATGAGCAGGTGATCGGTTTCGTGGTGCGAAAGCTCAGCGTTGAAATCGATCGCCTGGACTTGCCCTACATCATTCCCCACCGCTGCTTGGTTCGGTTCTCAGACGATACGGCTTTTCGCCCCGATGTGATTGTGCTGGACAAAACTCAACTGGTTCACGAACCGCTGTGGAGAACTCAGCCTGTTGTGACAACCAATGCGGCAATTAAACTGATTGCCGAGGTAGTCAGCACCAACTGGCAGAACGATTATGCCCGCAAAGTAGAAGACTATGCGCTGTTTGGAGTGCCGGAATACTGGATTACAGACTATCTGGCGCTAGGGGGCAGAGAATACATTGGGCAACCGAAACAGCCAACAGTAACGGTCTGTCAGCTCACCGGGGGGTTCTACGATAAGCAGCTGTTTCAGCACGATAATCAGTTAATCTCGCCAACATTTCCAGAGCTGCGGATTCAGGCGAGTGCTATTTTTGCGGCTGGGCAACTGTAG
- a CDS encoding DUF4058 family protein: protein MPKPSLNSWDGYNLSDAIPPFPVPLQPQDPPTWVDLQDLVNGVHDRASYDLAIDYSYDPVPPLGEADAAWTNDWLIAQSLRE, encoded by the coding sequence ATCCCTAAGCCTTCGTTAAATTCCTGGGACGGTTACAATCTGAGCGATGCAATTCCCCCTTTTCCAGTCCCCCTTCAGCCCCAAGACCCACCGACGTGGGTCGATCTTCAAGATCTAGTAAATGGGGTCCACGATCGCGCTAGCTATGATTTGGCGATTGACTACAGCTATGACCCGGTGCCACCGCTGGGTGAAGCTGATGCGGCATGGACAAATGATTGGTTAATAGCACAGAGCTTGAGGGAGTAA
- a CDS encoding protein adenylyltransferase SelO family protein, producing MLQKLGFEQLDADLATALVNQTIDLLSAVQVGYHDFFFALTEQFSPRWREQIFTSSI from the coding sequence ATGCTGCAGAAGTTGGGATTTGAGCAGCTAGACGCCGATCTGGCCACCGCCCTGGTCAATCAGACGATCGACCTGCTCAGTGCCGTCCAGGTGGGCTACCACGACTTCTTTTTTGCCCTCACTGAGCAGTTTTCCCCCCGCTGGCGTGAGCAGATCTTTACTTCCTCAATTTGA
- a CDS encoding DUF4058 family protein has protein sequence MPSPFPGMDPYLEQPGLWPEFHNRLLVAIADALGPQLRLKYRVAIEKRVYQYAAADLQIGRPDAAVFRALPKQNVTTQRHGQVLVEPVMVELPMPEEITERFLEIREVGTGEVITTLELISPSNKRSGKGRQLYEEKRLKVLGSQTHLIEVDLIRAFGPLPLRGAGVSSLYRILVSRVEQRPLAALYGFNLR, from the coding sequence ATGCCATCCCCTTTCCCAGGCATGGATCCGTACCTTGAGCAGCCAGGGCTGTGGCCCGAGTTCCACAATCGGCTGCTGGTGGCTATTGCCGATGCGCTAGGGCCACAGCTACGGCTTAAGTACCGAGTCGCGATCGAAAAGCGTGTCTACCAGTATGCAGCGGCGGATTTGCAAATTGGCCGTCCCGACGCAGCGGTATTTCGGGCCTTACCCAAGCAAAATGTCACGACCCAACGACACGGACAGGTGTTGGTAGAGCCCGTCATGGTCGAATTACCCATGCCCGAGGAAATTACAGAGCGATTTCTAGAAATTCGTGAAGTTGGTACAGGCGAGGTCATTACCACCCTTGAACTAATCTCTCCCAGTAACAAACGATCGGGCAAAGGGCGGCAACTGTACGAAGAAAAGCGGTTAAAAGTCTTGGGCAGCCAAACTCACCTGATCGAAGTTGATCTAATTCGCGCCTTTGGCCCCCTGCCCCTGCGCGGCGCGGGAGTGAGCAGCCTCTATCGCATTCTGGTCAGCCGGGTAGAGCAACGCCCCCTGGCTGCCCTGTATGGGTTCAATCTGAGGTAA
- a CDS encoding type II toxin-antitoxin system HicA family toxin — MKVRAVINLIEQDGWYLARTRGSHRQYKHSTKPGIVTVPGKLSDDLARGTLNSIFKQAGIKS, encoded by the coding sequence ATGAAGGTTAGAGCGGTTATCAACCTAATCGAGCAAGATGGATGGTATCTGGCGCGCACCCGTGGCAGTCATCGGCAGTATAAGCATTCTACCAAGCCAGGAATTGTGACAGTACCGGGTAAGCTGAGCGACGATCTGGCCAGAGGCACCCTCAACAGCATTTTCAAACAGGCGGGAATTAAGTCGTGA
- a CDS encoding type II toxin-antitoxin system HicB family antitoxin, with the protein MTQYLIVIEPTETGFSAYSPDLPGCISTGTTRAEVESNMREAIEFHLESLKLEGLDVPQPSTTSAYIEVAA; encoded by the coding sequence GTGACTCAATATTTGATCGTCATTGAACCAACTGAGACAGGCTTTTCGGCCTATTCCCCCGATTTACCGGGCTGTATTTCGACTGGGACGACTCGGGCTGAGGTAGAAAGCAACATGCGTGAAGCGATCGAGTTTCATCTCGAAAGCCTCAAGCTAGAAGGCTTAGACGTTCCGCAACCTTCTACCACCTCCGCCTACATTGAAGTCGCCGCATAG
- a CDS encoding AEC family transporter: MEILISAMLPVALVALVGFGVGRSFELDMQTLTRLNIYALLPALVLTSLAQTTLALGSAIAIVASFLLNTVVLYLLAVGLSRRLDFSVDEQKGLIAIVMFSNVGNLGLPFILFALGETGLERAVVYLVGSSVMIASVFPIVLKGAGLRAGLNVTLRLPVFWAALVGLGLQAVQGAFPLPLERGMALLGEGAIPVALLTLGVQLARTELVFGRYELLGAGLRLGVAPLLAYGIGTAVGLQGLDRQVLVLQAAMPVAVNSLIWVTELGGDRTRVARTIVLSTFCSVFTLPVVLWLSGR, translated from the coding sequence ATGGAAATTTTGATTTCGGCGATGCTGCCCGTTGCCCTGGTGGCCCTGGTGGGGTTTGGGGTGGGGCGCAGCTTTGAGCTAGACATGCAAACCCTGACGCGGCTGAACATCTACGCCCTGCTGCCGGCGCTGGTGTTGACCAGCCTGGCCCAGACCACGCTGGCTCTGGGCAGTGCGATCGCGATCGTCGCCAGCTTTTTGCTCAATACCGTGGTGCTGTACCTGCTGGCGGTGGGGCTGAGCCGTCGCCTCGACTTCTCGGTGGATGAGCAAAAGGGTCTGATTGCCATTGTGATGTTTTCAAACGTGGGCAACCTGGGCCTGCCCTTCATCTTGTTTGCGTTGGGCGAGACTGGGCTAGAGCGGGCGGTGGTGTACCTGGTCGGCTCTAGCGTGATGATCGCCAGCGTGTTCCCCATTGTGCTGAAGGGGGCGGGGCTGAGGGCGGGGCTTAACGTCACCCTGCGGCTGCCCGTGTTTTGGGCTGCTCTGGTGGGGCTAGGCCTCCAGGCGGTGCAGGGCGCGTTTCCGCTGCCGCTGGAGCGGGGCATGGCGCTGCTGGGGGAGGGCGCAATTCCGGTGGCGCTGCTGACCCTGGGGGTACAGCTGGCGCGAACGGAGCTGGTCTTTGGCCGCTATGAACTGCTCGGCGCGGGGCTGCGGCTGGGGGTGGCCCCCCTGCTGGCCTACGGCATTGGCACAGCGGTAGGTTTACAGGGGTTAGACCGGCAGGTGCTGGTGCTCCAGGCGGCCATGCCCGTGGCGGTGAACTCGCTGATCTGGGTGACGGAGCTGGGGGGCGATCGCACTCGGGTAGCCCGCACCATCGTGCTGTCAACCTTTTGCAGTGTGTTTACTCTGCCGGTGGTGCTGTGGTTGAGCGGTCGGTGA
- a CDS encoding DNA-3-methyladenine glycosylase family protein — MAPSDAAKTLDSELMPPSAGLRRAVAVVCDRDPSFLRIEAEAGSLTVRAWSPGFASLVRIILGQQLSSKAAQAIFQRLQAALELTPGAIATAPDLTLQRVGLSRAKIATCRRLSAALQSDQLDLDSLAALPDGDAVAQLTQIKGIGVWTAEVYLLFCLQRLSSFPASDLAVQVAYQRLQNLANRPTRRELLACTEPLHPYRGAVAHLLWHYYRRLAQQ; from the coding sequence ATGGCGCCGAGTGATGCAGCCAAAACCTTAGACAGTGAGCTAATGCCGCCCAGCGCTGGGCTGCGGCGGGCGGTGGCGGTGGTGTGCGATCGCGACCCCAGCTTCCTTCGCATTGAGGCCGAAGCGGGCTCCCTCACGGTGCGTGCCTGGTCGCCGGGCTTTGCTTCGCTAGTGCGAATTATTCTGGGGCAGCAGTTGTCATCGAAAGCTGCTCAAGCCATTTTTCAGCGGCTACAGGCAGCGCTGGAGCTGACCCCTGGGGCGATCGCCACTGCCCCAGACCTCACCCTTCAGCGGGTCGGGCTCAGTCGCGCCAAAATTGCCACCTGTCGGCGGCTATCGGCAGCTCTGCAATCAGACCAGCTCGATCTCGACAGCCTGGCGGCCCTACCCGATGGCGACGCCGTGGCCCAGCTCACCCAAATCAAAGGTATCGGGGTTTGGACAGCAGAAGTGTACCTGCTGTTCTGCCTTCAGCGGTTGAGCAGCTTTCCGGCCTCAGACCTTGCCGTGCAGGTGGCTTACCAGCGGCTGCAAAACTTGGCAAATCGTCCTACACGCCGGGAACTGTTGGCCTGCACAGAGCCGCTGCATCCCTACCGTGGGGCTGTCGCCCACCTGCTGTGGCACTACTACCGTCGCCTAGCCCAGCAGTGA
- a CDS encoding Fur family transcriptional regulator, translating into MPDSNQEPELLKTVLNKEGFRFTSQRQKILDLFQSAALGHHLNAEEIHQQLLDRGEKISFSTIYRALHVMVRLGLLQELELAEGRKYYELNTPFMEQHHHLVCVHCGAVQEFEDATMTQVGSSESALRGFSLLNCQFTVYGICPSCQSLLG; encoded by the coding sequence TTGCCAGATTCAAATCAAGAGCCAGAACTACTTAAAACCGTTCTCAATAAAGAAGGATTTCGGTTCACGAGCCAGCGGCAAAAGATTCTGGATCTGTTTCAGTCTGCGGCCCTGGGCCACCACCTCAATGCGGAGGAAATTCATCAGCAGCTGTTGGATCGAGGGGAAAAAATTAGCTTTTCTACCATCTATCGAGCGCTGCACGTGATGGTGCGGCTGGGGCTTTTGCAGGAGCTAGAGCTAGCCGAGGGCCGCAAATACTACGAACTCAATACTCCGTTCATGGAGCAGCACCACCACCTCGTATGCGTTCACTGTGGAGCGGTGCAGGAGTTTGAGGACGCCACCATGACCCAGGTGGGCAGCAGCGAGAGCGCCTTGCGGGGGTTCTCGCTGCTCAACTGTCAGTTTACGGTCTACGGCATTTGCCCCAGCTGCCAGTCACTGCTGGGCTAG
- a CDS encoding Dps family protein codes for MPITETLLQTYGEIADNPILLEKSITEPVVDGLATVYASFVALTLQYQKHHFVVEGSEYYMLHEYFSESYEATQEHAHDVGERLHGLGGIPPLSFGKLSELCCFEMENDDTYRCRIMIDHDLKAEQALVDLIRRLAAQAESLGDRATRYLYEQILLKTEERAYHLQHFLTPDSLKLGW; via the coding sequence ATGCCTATTACTGAGACTCTGCTGCAAACCTATGGTGAGATTGCAGACAACCCAATTCTGCTGGAGAAGTCGATTACAGAGCCTGTTGTTGATGGGCTGGCGACGGTCTATGCCAGCTTTGTGGCCCTGACATTGCAATACCAAAAGCACCACTTTGTGGTGGAAGGTTCGGAGTATTACATGCTCCACGAATACTTCTCGGAGAGCTACGAGGCCACCCAGGAGCATGCCCATGATGTGGGTGAGCGTCTGCACGGGCTGGGAGGGATCCCACCGCTGAGCTTTGGCAAGCTGTCTGAGCTGTGCTGCTTCGAAATGGAAAACGACGACACCTACCGCTGCCGCATCATGATCGACCACGACCTGAAGGCTGAGCAGGCGCTGGTCGATCTGATTCGGCGACTGGCGGCTCAGGCTGAAAGCCTGGGCGATCGCGCTACCCGCTACCTGTACGAGCAAATTTTGCTGAAGACTGAGGAGCGGGCCTACCATTTACAGCACTTCCTCACACCGGATAGTTTGAAACTGGGGTGGTAG
- a CDS encoding (2Fe-2S) ferredoxin domain-containing protein, giving the protein MKTLYETAEANLQAASPTGQVLKGQYAGVYRSDKGKIKGLLLQAGTTEYTIKLPKYLRPMLVRELSPGEFVQVWAYAEDDRWRAINVLPLPECESETLRQRWAAFSPLPSPAAEAHPKQKRLCIEVCTKGKCYKQGGRQIHSALQNAVDSDPELSHVSIKATGCMKACKHGPNLRLPNGRMLHNPTPGEALSRVRPQ; this is encoded by the coding sequence ATGAAAACCCTTTACGAAACCGCTGAAGCAAACCTGCAGGCGGCATCGCCCACCGGGCAGGTGCTCAAAGGCCAGTATGCCGGGGTCTACCGCTCCGACAAGGGCAAGATCAAAGGGCTGCTGCTACAGGCCGGGACCACCGAATACACCATCAAGTTGCCCAAGTACCTGCGCCCCATGCTGGTGCGCGAGTTGTCGCCTGGGGAGTTTGTTCAGGTGTGGGCTTACGCCGAAGACGATCGCTGGCGGGCCATCAACGTTCTGCCCCTGCCCGAGTGCGAGTCCGAAACGCTACGGCAGCGTTGGGCCGCATTTTCGCCATTGCCATCTCCTGCGGCCGAGGCCCACCCCAAGCAAAAGCGCCTCTGTATCGAAGTGTGTACCAAGGGCAAGTGCTACAAGCAGGGCGGTCGCCAAATCCACAGCGCACTGCAAAATGCCGTAGACAGTGACCCCGAGCTAAGCCACGTATCCATAAAAGCCACGGGCTGCATGAAAGCCTGCAAACATGGGCCCAATCTGCGGCTGCCCAATGGCCGAATGCTGCACAACCCCACGCCAGGCGAAGCCCTATCTCGGGTGAGGCCACAATGA
- a CDS encoding Asr1405/Asl0597 family protein yields the protein MQALKSDYAEFGPDLYTIAPAKTVVELDRINRWTVYHRLQALGLACDCGCDRPLSVAIDTPAAALQVWSVVQATTQSKLSLTDHLERCWQQRSLR from the coding sequence ATGCAAGCTTTAAAGTCAGACTACGCCGAGTTCGGGCCCGACCTGTACACCATTGCCCCAGCCAAAACCGTAGTTGAACTGGACCGCATCAATCGGTGGACGGTCTACCATCGCCTGCAAGCATTGGGTCTGGCCTGTGATTGCGGCTGCGATCGCCCCCTGAGCGTCGCGATCGATACCCCCGCTGCCGCTCTACAAGTCTGGAGCGTGGTGCAGGCCACCACCCAATCAAAGCTCTCTCTCACTGACCACCTGGAGCGCTGCTGGCAGCAAAGGAGCCTGCGATGA